From a region of the Oryza sativa Japonica Group chromosome 6, ASM3414082v1 genome:
- the LOC4342152 gene encoding uncharacterized protein produces MAAAAAAAAEDKFVLRSGVRTGLKREFAFAIASQAALSSTLGRTRSSSSASATPNSKRPRRPPCTPESDPPVLALRAHTPDPDPHTSPRRITRSMLLNPSAPLLHHHPKLQLQPRRFTRSLLSSRTSNSSSSSPSASTSTSKMELKMSKKISFTRIPRNLKDLLATGLLEGHPVKYIMRKGKRAVLRGVIKRVGILCSCSSCKGRTVVSPYYFEVHAGSTKKHPSDYIFLENGNNLHDILRACSDATLDMLQSAIQNAIGPAPKKRTFRCQTCKSSFATLRTGKFALLCDSCLESKGSQNSTRTSKIGRNPTSSARRSKNESPGSKYCNSSARGSKNAFPGVKTTSTGRITRKDKGLHKLAFMSGVLPEGTDVGYYVGGKRLLDGYIKEFGIYCHCCNTVVSPSQFEAHAGRAARRKPYHNIYMSNGVSLHELSVSLSKGRNMSNRQSDDLCSICSDGGELLLCDSCPRAFHRECVGFTTIPRGTWCCRYCENRQQRESSLAYNHNAIAAGRIDGIDPMEQIFTRSIRIATTPVTGFGGCALCRLHDFSKKKFSARTVLLCDQCGREFHIGCLKEHNMADLTALPEGAWYCTADCVRISETLKDLLSRGAEPISSVDVEIIKRKYEQKALNKDGDLDVRWRVLKDKSSADSKLVLSKAVAIFHESFDPIIQIATGRDLIPAMVYGRSVRDQDYTGMHCAVLTVGNTVVSAGLFRVMGSEIAELPLVATSRDSQGLGYFQALFGCIERLLASLKVKHFVLPAADEAESIWTQRFGFVKITQDELREYLKGGRTTVFQGTSTLHKLVPKLDG; encoded by the exons atggcggcggcggcggcggcggcggcggaggacaagTTCGTCCTGCGCTCCGGCGTCCGCACCGGCCTCAAGCGCGAGTTCGCCTTCGCCATCGCCTCCCAGGCCGCCCTCTCTTCCACCCTCGGCCGCACGCGCTCTTCATCCTCCGCATCTGCCACCCCCAACTCCaagcgcccgcgccgccccccCTGCACGCCGGAATCGGATCCCCCCGTTCTCGCCCTCCGCGCTCACACCCCCGACCCCGATCCCCACACCTCGCCCAGGCGGATCACTCGCTCCATGCTCCTCAACCCCTCCGCCCcccttctccaccaccaccccaagCTTCAGCTTCAACCCCGCCGCTTCACCAGGTCACTCTTGTCGTCTCGGACTAgcaactcctcctcctcttcaccttctgcctccacctccacctccaagaTGGAGCTCAAGATGTCCAAGAAGATTTCCTTCACTAGGATCCCCAGGAACCTCAAGGACCTGCTCGCCACTGGCTTGCTCGAGGGCCACCCCGTCAAGTACATCATGAGGAAAGGCAAG CGAGCAGTGCTTCGTGGAGTCATTAAACGTGTCGGCATACTGTGCTCTTGTTCCTCCTGCAAAGGACGAACC GTTGTTTCCCCTTATTATTTCGAGGTGCATGCTGGGAGTACTAAAAAGCACCCCTCCGACTACATTTTCCTAGAAAATGGAAACAATCTGCATGATATATTGAGGGCGTGTTCTGATGCTACCTTAGACATGCTGCAATCTGCAATACAGAATGCGATTGGCCCAGCTCCTAAGAAGAGGACATTCAGATGCCAAACTTGCAAAA GTTCATTCGCTACCCTTCGCACTGGGAAATTTGCTTTGTTATGTGATTCATGTCTTGAGTCCAAGGGATCTCAAAACAGTACCAG GACATCAAAGATTGGCCGGAATCCTACTTCCTCTGCTAGGAGATCCAAGAATGAATCCCCAGGTTCAAAGTATTGCAATTCATCTGCTAGGGGATCCAAGAATGCATTCCCAGGAGTGAAGACTACTAGCACGGGAAGGATTACAAGAAA GGATAAGGGATTGCATAAGTTGGCTTTCATGAGTGGTGTTCTGCCAGAGGGTACCGATGTTGGCTACTATGTTGGTGGAAAG AGGTTGTTGGATGGCTACATAAAGGAATTTGGAATCTACTGCCATTGCTGCAACACAGTG GTTAGCCCTTCGCAGTTTGAAGCCCATGCTGGCCGTGCTGCTCGACGCAAACC GTACCACAACATATATATGTCAAATGGTGTTTCATTACATGAACTGTCAGTTTCACTTTCAAAAGGTCGAAATATGTCAAACAGACAAAGTGATGACTTGTGCAGCATTTGTTCAGATGGTGGGGAGCTTCTCCTTTGTGATTCCTGCCCAAGAGCTTTTCACAGAG AGTGTGTTGGCTTTACTACTATCCCAAGGGGAACTTGGTGTTGTCGGTATTGTGAGAATAGACAACAGAGAGAAAGTTCTTTGGCATATAACCACAATGCAATAGCTGCTGGGAGGATTGACGGAATTGATCCAATGGAACAAATATTTACAAGGTCCATACGCATTGCCACAACACCAGTGACTGGATTTGGTGGCTGTGCACTGTGCAG GCTCCATGATTTCAGCAAAAAGAAATTCAGTGCGAGAACTGTGCTGCTCTGTGACCAA TGTGGGAGGGAATTCCATATTGGTTGCCTGAAGGAACACAATATGGCTGATTTGACG GCCTTGCCTGAGGGAGCATGGTATTGTACTGCGGACTGCGTTAGGATCAGCGAGACACTGAAGGACTTACTTAGCCGTGGAGCAGAGCCTATTTCTTCTGTAGATGTAGAAATTATAAAGAGGAAATATGAACAGAAAGCTCTAAATAAAGATGGAGATCTTGATGTTAGATGGAGGGTTTTGAAGGACAAAAGTTCAGCAGACAGTAAATTGGTTCTCTCCAAAGCAGTTGCAATTTTCCAT GAATCATTTGATCCCATTATCCAAATTGCTACTGGGCGAGACCTTATTCCAGCCATGGTTTACGG GAGGAGTGTAAGGGATCAAGATTACACAGGAATGCATTGTGCTGTATTAACTGTTGG CAACACTGTAGTATCTGCGGGTCTTTTCCGTGTTATGGGTAGTGAAATTGCGGAGCTACCCTTGGTTGCTACAAGTAGAGATAGTCAAGGCTTG GGGTATTTCCAAGCGCTGTTTGGCTGCATAGAACGATTGTTGGCATCTCTGAAGGTGAAACATTTTGTGCTGCCAGCTGCAGATGAAGCGGAGTCTATCTGGACACAGCGGTTTGGATTCGTGAAGATAACCCAAGACGAG CTGCGTGAGTACCTCAAGGGTGGGCGAACAACCGTGTTCCAGGGAACATCAACCCTGCACAAGCTGGTCCCAAAATTGGATGGCTAG